The Panicum hallii strain FIL2 chromosome 9, PHallii_v3.1, whole genome shotgun sequence genome has a window encoding:
- the LOC112875055 gene encoding pre-mRNA-splicing factor 18-like: MDVLKRELQRKRQLLDADFGGRKILRRAEIEARELQRVREAERQRLLQKRLRDSQPEASSPSGSSPGSSPASAVADASPAENGSSGQAEPLPRDEVIRRLRVLRQPATLFGEDDAARLRRLHDVLEDPAALADVDASEIGEGQTNDFLRDIQALRAKAAAATKPKAGAEAQRREGDGEDREVPFDELSDEDKIAAFFRRLMGEWSQEMDEMPEAERRTAKGKAAVATCKQCARYLDPLFKQCKKKALPPDVRQALLEVVKCCMRRDYLAAVDNYIKLAIGNSPWPIGVTMVGIHERSAREKIYTNSVAHIMNDETTRKYLQSVKRLITFCQRKYPTDPSRSVEFNSLANGSDLQSLLAEQNAKNSEETLRLVAAS; this comes from the exons ATGGATGTCCTGAAGCGCGAGCTGCAGCGGAAGCGCCAGCTCTTGGACGCCGACTTCGGCGGCCGCAAGATCCTCCGGCGCGCCGAGATCGAGGCCCGCGAGCTCCAGCGCGTCCGCGAGGCCGAGCGCCAGCGCCTCCTCCAGAAGCGGCTCCGGGACTCCCAACCAGAAGCCTCCTCTCCGTCAGGTTCCTCACCTGGCTCTTCGCCCGCCTCCGCCGTAGCCGACGCGTCGCCGGCGGAGAACGGCTCGAGCGGCCAGGCGGAGCCGCTCCCGAGGGACGAGGTCATCCGGCGCCTGCGCGTGCTGCGGCAGCCGGCCACGCTCTTCGGCGAGGACGatgccgcgcgcctgcgccgcctccACGACGTGCTCGAGGACCCCGCCGCGCTGGCCGACGTCGACGCGTCGGAGATCGGGGAGGGGCAGACCAACGACTTCCTCCGCGACATCCAGGCGCTGCGGGCCAAGGCTGCGGCCGCGACGAAGCCCAAGGCCGGCGCGGAGGCCCAGCGGAGGGAGGGCGACGGCGAGGACAGGGAGGTGCCCTTCGATGAGCTCTCCGACGAGGATAAGATCGCCGCGTTTTTCAGGAGGCTGATGGGCGAGTGGAGCCAGGAGATGGACGAGATGCCCGAGGCGGAGCGGCGTACGGCCAAAGGGAAGGCCGCGGTGGCCACCTGCAAGCAATGCGCGAGATACCTCGACCCGCTCTTCAAGCAGTGCAAGAAGAAG GCTCTCCCTCCTGATGTCAGACAAGCATTGCTGGAGGTGGTCAAGTGCTGCATGAGACGAGACTATTTGGCTGCAGTGGACAATTATATCAAGCTAGCGATTGGCAACTCGCCATGGCCAATTGGTGTGACCATGGTTGGTATTCATGAGCGATCTGCCCGCGAGAAGATCTACACAAACAGCGTGGCTCACATCATGAATGACGAGACGACCAGGAAGTACCTGCAGTCCGTGAAGAGGCTCATAACATTCTGCCAGAGGAAATACCCCACTGATCCATCGAGGTCAGTGGAGTTCAACAGCCTGGCAAATGGTAGTGATCTGCAGTCTCTCCTGGCGGAGCAGAACGCGAAGAATTCAGAAGAAACTCTTCGGTTAGTGGCAGCATCGTGA
- the LOC112876870 gene encoding protein ETHYLENE-INSENSITIVE 2-like, which yields MDGVRCVDSLAAEVAPHNSFRTLGLTLLISMAYLDLGKWLVTLESGSRFGYDLVLLMLCFNLSAILCQYLSSCIGMVTGKNLAQICRQEYSQTICGVLGLQAGLSLLTSEVSMIAGTAIGFKLVFEYNDLMRVIWFTSVVVNLLPYTLSLLDKRMAGMFNTYLAGFTLVYFVLGLLVSHPNTPVNMNVMFPKLSGESTYSLMALLVTNIIVHSFYTHSSVVQVQRRFPVLTRGSLFHDHLFSIVLSFSGIFLVNYILLSSAADESKNAMAIHFQEAVQLMNQIFTNPVAPIVLLVILVFSGHIISMTCIIGSDLISENLFGVKLPVFAHHILPKVLAMMTTMYHAKVAGSDGLYQLLIMCPVIQAMFLPASVIPIFRVSSSRLLMGRYKMSLYVEILAFLAFLLTLFTNIIFTAEILFGDSTWTNDLKGNTGSPILLPYAAVVLISCASIAFTLFVAVNPLKSACTEAQELLSSVHPQRKTLDNAHHNQAASLEHSKTASEHIGHSRSAFEHNGSSDTTVQSTDHMVINPEARPSPSINCETKTAVVN from the exons ATGGATGGTGTGCGGTGTGTAGACTCCCTGGCTGCTGAGGTTGCTCCACACAATTCTTTCCGGACCCTTGGACTGACACTCCTGATTTCAATGGCGTATCTTGACCTCGGGAAGTGGTTGGTGACATTGGAATCTGGGTCTCGGTTTGGGTATGATCTTGTGCTACTGATGCTGTGTTTCAATTTGTCGGCCATTCTATGTCAGTATCTCTCAAGTTGTATTGGCATGGTCACCGGGAAGAACCTTGCACAG ATTTGCCGCCAGGAGTACAGTCAGACAATATGTGGTGTTCTTGGTCTTCAGGCAGGACTGTCCTTGTTAACTTCTGAAGTATCCATG ATTGCAGGCACAGCAATTGGGTTCAAACTTGTATTTGAATACAATGATCTTATGAGAGTCATATGGTTTACGAGTGTTGTAGTAAATCTGCTACCATACACGCTATCCCTTCTG GACAAGAGGATGGCTGGAATGTTTAATACCTACTTGGCTGGCTTTACACTTGTTTATTTTGTGCTTGGTTTGCTCGTCAGTCATCCCAATACCCCTGTTAATATGAATGTAATGTTCCCCAAGTTGAGTGGTGAAAGTACTTACTCACTGATGGCGCTACTTGTCACAAATATAATAGTGCACAGCTTCTATACTCATTCATCAGTTGTTCAG GTTCAGAGAAGATTTCCGGTTCTTACCCGTGGTTCCCTGTTTCACGATCACCTGTTTTCAATAGTTTTATCCTTTTCTGGGATTTTTCTTGTGAACTATATTCTGCTGAGCTCAGCGGCAGATGAATCAAAAAACGCAATGGCCATTCACTTTCAAGAGGCAGTACAGTTAATGAATCAG ATATTTACAAATCCTGTGGCACCAATTGTGTTATTGGTGATCCTTGTCTTTTCTGGCCACATCATCTCAATGACCTGTATTATTGGAAGTGATTTAATTTCAGAGAATCTCTTTGGTGTTAAACTGCCTGTGTTTGCACATCATATCCTACCTAAAGTTTTAGCCATGATGACTACTATGTACCATGCGAAGGTTGCAGGTTCGGATGGGCTATATCAGTTACTTATCATGTGTCCAGTTATCCAGGCTATGTTTCTTCCTGCTTCTGTTATTCCCATTTTCCGTGTttcttcatcaagattattAATGGGAAGATACAAAATGTCACTGTATGTTGAAATATTGGCCTTCCTTGCATTTCTTCTTACGCTGTTTACAAATATCATTTTCACGGCAGAAATTCTTTTTGGTGATAGCACATGGACAAATGATCTGAAAGGAAATACTGGAAGCCCTATTCTACTTCCTTATGCTGCTGTAGTCCTGATCTcgtgtgcatctattgctttTACACTGTTCGTTGCTGTTAATCCACTAAAATCAGCATGTACTGAAGCTCAGGAACTGTTGTCATCGGTCCACCCACAGAGAAAAACATTGGACAATGCTCATCATAACCAAGCGGCTTCTCTTGAGCATTCCAAAACAGCTTCCGAGCATATTGGTCATTCCAGATCAGCTTTCGAGCATAATGGCAGTTCTGATACTACTGTACAATCAACTGATCATATGGTTATTAATCCTGAAGCTCGGCCCTCACCGTCTATAAACTGTGAGACAAAAACAGCTGTGGTTAACTGA
- the LOC112872674 gene encoding protein ETHYLENE-INSENSITIVE 2-like produces the protein MNAVRSIESLAAGDGQHNLFRTLGPTLLISMAYIDLGKWLVAVDAGSRFGYDLVLMVLLFNFSAILCQYLSTCIGMVTGKNLAEICRQEYSQVICVVLGLQAWVSLLTSELTMIAGVAVGFILVFEHDDLITAICIASVVVNLLPYTLSRLDTRVAGMLNACVAGFTLLCFVLGLLISHPQTPVNMDVMFPKLSGESAYSLMALLGANIIAHSFYTQSSFVQVQRRSSVLTLGSLFHDHLFSILFIFTGIFLVNYILLSSAADESSATMVMNFQDAMELMHQIFTNPAAPIVLLVILLFSSHIISLTCIVSSDVISENFFGIKLPLSAHHLLPKGFAMILTIYCAKVAGPGGIYQSLIMCPVIQAMLLPSSIIPIFRVSSSRLLMGRYRVSLYVEILAFLAFLLALFTNIIFAAEILFGDSTWTNNLKGDAGSPVILPYSVIVLISCASIAFTLFLAVTPLKSASNES, from the exons ATGAATGCTGTGCGAAGTATAGAATCTCTGGCCGCTGGGGATGGTCAGCATAATCTTTTCCGTACCCTTGGACCAACACTTCTGATCTCGATGGCATATATTGACCTTGGAAAGTGGTTGGTGGCAGTGGATGCTGGATCTCGGTTTGGGTACGATCTTGTGCTAATGGTGTTGCTGTTCAATTTCTCAGCCATTTTATGTCAATATCTGTCAACTTGTATCGGCATGGTCACAGGGAAAAATCTTGCAGAG ATTTGCCGTCAGGAATACAGTCAGGTGATATGTGTTGTTCTTGGTCTTCAGGCATGGGTATCGTTGTTAACCTCTGAACTAACCATG ATTGCAGGCGTGGCAGTGGGGTTCATCCTTGTGTTTGAACACGATGATCTTATCACAGCCATATGTATTGCAAGTGTTGTAGTTAATCTGCTACCATACACACTTTCCCGCCTG GATACGAGGGTGGCTGGCATGTTAAATGCCTGCGTAGCTGGCTTTACACTTCTTTGTTTTGTCCTTGGTTTATTAATCAGTCATCCCCAAACCCCTGTCAATATGGATGTGATGTTTCCCAAGTTGAGTGGTGAAAGTGCTTATTCACTGATGGCACTCCTTGGCGCAAATATAATAGCGCACAGCTTTTATACTCAATCATCATTTGTTCAA GTTCAGAGAAGATCTTCGGTTCTTACCCTTGGTTCCCTGTTTCACGACCACCTTTtctctatattatttatatttacgGGGATTTTTCTTGTGAATTATATTCTCCTAAGCTCAGCAGCAGATGAATCCAGTGCCACAATGGTCATGAACTTTCAAGATGCTATGGAGCTAATGCACCAG ATATTTACAAATCCTGCAGCACCAATTGTGTTATTAGTGATCCTTCTGTTTTCAAGCCACATCATCTCGTTGACATGCATTGTTAGTAGTGATGTCATTTCAGAGAACTTCTTTGGTATAAAATTGCCTCTGTCAGCACATCATCTGCTACCTAAGGGTTTTGCTATGATTCTTACTATCTACTGTGCGAAGGTTGCTGGTCCTGGAGGGATATATCAGTCACTTATTATGTGCCCAGTTATCCAGGCTATGCTTCTTCCTTCATCCATTATACCCATTTTTCGTGTTTCCTCGTCAAGATTATTGATGGGAAGATACAGAGTATCTTTATATGTTGAAATATTGGCCTTCCTCGCGTTTCTTCTTGCACTGTTTACAAATATCATTTTTGCAGCGGAAATTTTGTTTGGTGATAGCACTTGGACAAACAACCTGAAAGGAGACGCTGGAAGCCCTGTTATACTTCCATATTCTGTCATAGTCCTAATTTCATGCGCATCAATTGCATTTACACTGTTCCTTGCTGTTACTCCACTAAAGTCAGCAAGTAATGAATCTTAG
- the LOC112875103 gene encoding importin-5-like, translating to MDPRAEADAAAVLGADPAALTALLADLTSPANEARSRAEQQFHALRGSHPDALALSLAHLLLSPAHPSAPIAAVLLRRLIAPSSQAFVYPALSPATQSSLRALLLSAASAPALPRSVSRKLSDAVAELASFLLPANAWPDLLSFLYKSIDSQSSPPGLQESALNILARLASHLAAVFPNLHGLLLAALSHPSSADVRVAGLNAAISLIQSLPSAGARDQFQDLLPAMMRALAESLNCGNEGSAQEALEMMIELAGAEPRFLRRQLPDVVASMLQIAEALGLEDGTRHLAVEFVVTLAEARERAPGMMRKLPRYVGRLFAVLMTMLLDVQDEPAWHAAVSEEEDAGETGSYVFAQECLDRLAIAVGGNTILPVAAELLPSFFSSEDWKRRHAALVTIAQIAEGSAKVMIKNLEQVVGMVLNSFQDPHPRVRWAAINAVGQLSTDLGPELQNQLHHVVLPALASAMDDVQNPRVQAHAASAILNFSENCRPDILTPYLDGIVGKLLLLLQTGNQMVQEAALTALASAADSSQEHFQKYYDAVMPYLKAILMNATDKSNRMLRAKSMECISLVGMAVGKQKFKDDAKQVMEVLMTLQGSQMEADDPITSYMLQAWARLCKCLGQDFLPYMSVVMPPLLQSAQLKPDVCVTSAGPEDENGESDDEGVETITLGDKRIGIRTSLLEEKATACNMLCCYADELKEGFFPWIDQVTSTLVPLLKFYFHEEVRKASVSAMPELLRSAKLAIEKGQAQGRDKSYLKQLSDYIVPALVEVMHKEPEPQICASILESLNESIQVSGTLLEENQVRSVVEGVKEVIVASANRRIERTERAKAEDFDSEEEDVLREENEQEDEIFDQVGDCLGTLAKTFKTYFLPFFDELSMYLTPMLGKDRTSEERRIAICIFDDVAEHCREAAVRYYDAYLPSLLEACTSENPDVRQAAVYGIGICAEFGGSAFRPHTGEALSRLYNVIKHPNALDLDNAMAYDNAVSALGKICQFHRDSIDASQVIPAWLSCLPIKNDLIEAKLVHEQLCAMLEKSERELLGHNNQYLPKIVSVFAEILCAGKDLATEQTSSRMINLLRQLQTTLPPSVLASTWSSLQPQQQLALQSVLSS from the exons ATGGATccgcgggcggaggcggacgcggcggcggtgctgggcgCCGACCCGGCGGCGCTGACGGCGCTGCTGGCGGACCTGACCTCCCCGGCCAACGAGGCGCGGTCGCGGGCGGAGCAGCAGTTCCACGCGCTCCGCGGGTCCCACCCGGACGCGCTAGCGCTGAGCCTCGCGCACCTGCTGCTCTCCCCGGCGCACCCCTCCGCGCCCATCGCCGCCGTGCTGCTGCGCCGCCTCATCGCCCCGTCGTCCCAGGCCTTCGTCTACCCCGCGCTGTCGCCCGCCACGCAGTCCTCGCTCCGCGCGctgctcctctccgccgcctccgcgcccgCGCTCCCCAGGTCCGTCTCCAGGAAGCTCTCCGACGCCGTCGCCGAGCTCGCCTCCTTCCTCCTGCCGGCCAACGCGTGGCCCGACCTGCTCAGCTTCCTGTACAAGTCCATCGACTCCCAGTCCTCCCCTCCGGGGCTGCAGGAGTCGGCGCTCAACATCCTCGCCCGGCTGGCCTctcacctcgccgccgtcttccccaacctccatgggctcctcctcgccgctcTGTCCCATCCCTCGTCTGCTGACGTCCGCGTCGCAGGGCTCAATGCGGCGATCAGCCTCATCCAATCCCTTCCCTCCGCGGGGGCCCGCGACCAATTCCAGGACCTCCTCCCGGCCATGATGCGCGCTCTCGCTGAGTCGCTCAACTGCGGGAACGAGGGCTCCGCGCAGGAGGCTCTGGAGATGATGATTGAGCTCGCCGGTGCAGAACCGCGGTTCCTGCGCCGCCAGCTGCCCGATGTGGTTGCCTCCATGCTGCAGATTGCCGAGGCCCTGGGATTAGAGGATGGCACCCGTCACCTTGCTGTCGAGTTTGTTGTTACGCTTGCCGAGGCACGGGAGCGTGCCCCTGGAATGATGCGGAAGCTGCCACGGTACGTCGGACGGCTCTTTGCGGTGCTTATGACTATGCTGCTCGATGTCCAGGATGAACCGGCATGGCATGCCGCTGTGTCTGAGGAGGAAGATGCTGGAGAGACAGGAAGCTATGTCTTCGCACAGGAGTGTCTGGACCGGCTGGCAATTGCTGTTGGCGGTAACACGATTCTGCCCGTTGCAGCTGAGTTGCTTCCATCATTTTTCTCCTCTGAAGATTGGAAGAGACGGCATGCGGCACTGGTGACCATAGCACAGATTGCAGAGGGCTCTGCTAAGGTGATGATTAAGAATCTGGAGCAGGTGGTTGGGATGGTACTGAATTCCTTCCAGGATCCTCATCCTCGGGTGAGGTGGGCAGCAATTAATGCAGTAGGGCAACTTTCAACGGATCTGGGTCCTGAGTTACAAAATCAGTTGCACCATGTCGTGCTACCTGCACTAGCTTCAGCAATGGATGATGTCCAGAACCCACGCGTACAG GCACATGCTGCATCAGCTATCCTAAACTTCAGTGAAAACTGCAGACCCGATATTTTGACACCATACCTAGATGGAATAGTTGGGAAACTTCTATTGTTGCTTCAG ACTGGAAACCAAATGGTGCAAGAGGCTGCTCTAACTGCTTTAGCATCAGCAGCAGATTCTTCTCAG GAACACTTCCAAAAATATTATGATGCAGTAATGCCCTACCTCAAGGCTATTCTTATGAATGCGACTGATAAATCCAACAGAATGTTGCGTGCCAAATCCATGGAATGCATTAGTTTAGTTGGTATGGCAGTTGGGAAACAGAAGTTTAAGGATGATGCTAAGCAG GTGATGGAAGTTCTCATGACACTGCAAGGATCTCAGATGGAGGCTGATGACCCTATAACAAGTTACATGCTGCAA GCATGGGCAAGACTGTGTAAATGCCTTGGTCAGGATTTCTTACCATACATGAGTGTGGTTATGCCCCCTCTGCTCCAGTCTGCTCAGCTCAAACCAGATGTGTGTGTCACTTCTGCTGGACCAGAAGATGAAAATGGTGAATCTGATGATGAGGG TGTCGAGACTATTACACTGGGTGATAAGAGAATTGGCATCAGGACTAGTCTACTGGAGGAGAAAGCTACAGCATGTAATATGCTGTGTTGCTACGCTGATGAGCTCAAGGAAGGATTTTTCCCATGGATTGATCAG GTTACATCTACACTTGTACCTCTCCTCAAGTTCTATTTTCATGAAGAAGTTAGGAAGgcatctgtttcag CAATGCCAGAGCTTCTTCGTTCAGCAAAATTGGCTATAGAAAAGGGTCAAGCTCAAGGTCGTGATAAGTCTTATCTTAAGCAACTATCTGATTACATAGTTCCAGCCCTTGTAGAGGTCATGCACAAA GAACCTGAACCACAAATTTGTGCAAGCATTCTGGAATCATTGAATGAGTCCATACAG GTATCCGGAACACTTCTTGAAGAAAATCAAGTAAGATCTGTAGTGGAGGGAGTCAAAGAAGTTATAGTTGCAAGCGCTAATAGGAGGATAGAACGAACAGAGAGGGCAAAGGCTGAAGACTTTGATTCTGAAGAAGAGGATGTACTTAGAGAAGAAAACGAACAAGAGGATGAAATTTTTGATCAA GTTGGTGATTGTCTAGGCACTCTTGCCAAAACATTCAAGACTTATTTTCTTCCATTTTTTGATGAACTCTCCATGTATTTAACACCTATGTTG GGCAAGGATAGAACATCAGAAGAAAGAAGGATTGCCATATGCATTTTTGATGATGTCGCTGAGCACTGTCGTGAAGCAGCAGTTAG GTATTATGATGCATATCTTCCTTCTCTATTAGAAGCCTGCACAAGTGAAAATCCAGATGTTAGGCAG GCTGCAGTTTATGGAATTGGCATTTGTGCTGAATTTGGCGGTTCTGCATTTAGGCCTCACACTGGGG AGGCCCTATCCAGATTATACAATGTAATCAAACATCCTAATGCTCTGGATTTGGATAATGCGATGGCATATGACAATGCTGTTTCTGCTCTTGGAAAGATATGTCAATTTCATCGTGATAGCATCGATGCATCTCAG GTCATTCCTGCTTGGTTAAGTTGCCTGCCGATAAAAAATGATTTAATTGAGGCCAAGCTTGTCCATGAACAGCTGTGTGCGATGCTTGAGAA GTCTGAGAGGGAGCTTTTGGGTCATAATAATCAGTACCTCCCAAAGATTGTATCTGTTTTTGCAGAG ATATTATGTGCGGGGAAAGATCTGGCAACAGAACAGACTTCCAGCAGGATGATTAATCTACTAAGGCAACTTCAGACAACATTGCCTCCATCAGTGTTAGCCTCGACATGGTCTTCTTTGCAACCACAGCAACAGCTTGCTCTACAGTCTGTGCTGTCGTCATAG
- the LOC112875056 gene encoding suppressor of disruption of TFIIS-like, translating into MAANSPFDCVLLDLDDTLYPGNTGIGPALKRNIDEFLQAKLGVSAERAAAMRVELFRTHGSSLAGLIALGYGVHPDEYHSYVHGRLPYDRIAADPQLARLLQSIPQRKVLFTNSDRAHMKRALERLGVDEAVFDAVVCFETMNPHLFGEAGEEGRGAGGDPPAVVLKPAVDAIVAGLRVAGTNPRRTLFLDDSERNIAAGKALGLRTALVGKRVRSKDADYALESIGALRLVIPEIWGAAAAAGEGSERPDRGIDKMPMRSDLDSIIQPTSIPA; encoded by the exons ATGGCCGCGAACTCCCCCTTTGACTGCGTCCTCCTAG ACCTGGACGACACGCTGTACCCGGGCAACACCGGCATCGGCCCTGCCCTGAAGCGCAACATCGACGAGTTCCTCCAGGCCAAGCTCGGCGTCTCGGCcgagcgcgccgccgccatgcgCGTCGAGCTCTTCCGCACGCACGGCAGCTCCCTCGCCGGGCTCATC GCGCTCGGCTACGGCGTGCACCCGGATGAGTACCACAG CTACGTTCACGGCCGGCTGCCGTACGACCGGATCGCCGCCGACCCGCAGCTGGCGCGACTGCTCCAGAGCATCCCGCAGCGCAAAGTG CTGTTCACGAACTCGGACCGCGCGCACATGAAGCGGGCGCTGGAGCGGCTGGGCGTCGACGAGGCCGTCTTCGACGCCGTGGTGTGCTTCGAGACCATGAACCCGCACCTCTTCGGCGAGGCgggggaggaggggcgcggcgccggcggcgaccccCCGGCCGTGGTCCTGAAACCGGCGGTGGACGCCATCGTGGCGGGGCTGCGCGTCGCCGGCACTAACCCACGCCGGACG CTCTTCCTGGACGACAGCGAGAGGAACATCGCCGCGGGGAAAGCGCTCGGGCTCCGCACCGCCCTG GTTGGCAAGAGGGTGAGGAGCAAGGATGCGGACTACGCCCTGGAGAGCATCGGCGCGCTCCGGCTTGTCATCCCGGAGATctggggcgccgccgccgccgccggtgagggcAGCGAGCGCCCGGACCGCGGCATCGACAAGATGCCCATGAGGTCCGACCTGGACTCCATCATCCAGCCCACGTCCATCCCGGCCTAA